A section of the Epinephelus moara isolate mb chromosome 3, YSFRI_EMoa_1.0, whole genome shotgun sequence genome encodes:
- the LOC126388358 gene encoding uncharacterized protein LOC126388358: MILMGRTLCLPSPATVQELFSVARDASVIPDISLDPVLTTFLSLDSSDALQHQYAFLQRSMTGEQQTAFGLSLTGQLGNSSRVTYGGVGVVALALSMLFDQVAQQIRAQGSTEGDPSAQTPPQAKRIFGISRSSRIGWIIHSYLRLIPGIASNQEKMAETTELYDNWLKLELIDHYERMTTKKRMSSVSMQQWLAGAAFHLHMRFHQVRLHSVPVGSAESLRLSYKTALGRLVQGYTTYLHRNIKETGAPGPRKPRIGTASEPAQTDTFRRTNMTCSSNHSFNDSLVHISKFNETTAPNSTAEISRSCKKGRSREGFVLNVSNRSTEITEGVVNGTILNNTSINEDVQGLLVIEPWRNVSHNVQHHPCESPAIQQALVTRIINAQDLERNRNFFLYPKKVFHSLLRQRDDFEIKTS, translated from the exons ATGATCCTGATGGGTCGCACCTTGTGTCTTCCGTCTCCAGCCACCGTTCAGGAGTTGTTCTCTGTGGCTCGAGACGCCAGCGTCATCCCTGATATCTCCTTGGATCCCGTCCTCACTACCTTCCTCTCGCTGGACTCCTCAGATGCTCTGCAGCATCAGTATGCCTTCTTACAGCGCAGCATGACCGGGGAGCAGCAGACTGCGTTCGGCCTCAGCCTGACAGGACAGCTGGGAAACAGCAGCAGGGTCACCTATGGAGGAGTCGGGGTTGTTGCTCTGGCTCTGTCCATGCTTTTTGACCAGGTTGCCCAACAA ATCCGAGCACAAGGATCCACAGAAGGCGACCCATCTGCTCAGACACCTCCCCAGGCTAAAAGGATTTTTGGGATCAGCAGGTCATCAAGAATTGGCTGGATCATCCACAGCTACCTCCGCCTGATCCCTGGCATCGCCAGCAACCAGGAGAAGATGGCTGAGACTACAGAGCTCTACGACAACTGGCTGAAGCTCGAGCTAATTGACCATTATGAGAGGATGACCACGAAGAAGAGGATGAGTTCAGTGTCCATGCAGCAGTGGTTGGCAGGAGCTGCGTTTCATCTCCACATGAGATTTCACCAg GTTCGTCTGCACTCTGTGCCCGTAGGATCAGCCGAGTCGCTGCGTCTGTCTTATAAGACAGCGTTAGGTCGTCTGGTTCAAGGCTACACAACTTATCTACACAGAAACATTAAGGAGACTGGAGCTCCAGGACCCCGAAAACCCAGAATCGGGACAGCCAGTGAACCAGCACAAACTGACACATTCAGAAGAACCAACATGACCTGCTCAAGTAATCATAGTTTTAATGACAGTCTGGTTCATATCTCAAAGTTTAATGAGACTACAGCACCCAATTCAACTGCTGAAATCAGCAGAAGTTGTAAAAAAGGCAGATCCCGTGAAGGCTTTGTACTAAATGTGTCAAACAGAAGCACTGAGATCACTGAGGGTGTGGTCAACGGAACGATACTCAACAACACGAGCATCAATGAGGATGTTCAGGGTCTGTTAGTCATCGAGCCATGGAGGAACGTGAGTCACAACGTGCAGCACCACCCCTGTGAGTCTCCGGCCATACAACAAGCTCTGGTGACTCGGATTATTAATGCTCAGGACCTGGAGAGGAACAGAAACTTCTTCCTGTACCCTAAGAAAGTCTTCCACAGCCTGCTCAGGCAGAGGGACGACTTTGAGATAAAGACAAGTTag